The stretch of DNA acaagttatgcctctctcgattacaagaaTAAGTGAACatagatacaataatttaatcttcccaaaattattaaaatacataaaaatagagttataatccacaaacaaccatcaatacaccaaatccatcaaaacccaaaaggttttactccatagacatggagaagttcttcacaaataaaacttAAGTgtagaaaacataaattcaatccaaacccgtatcttgagtgaggaaggaatgatgaaatccttgtgcttgtgttcttccaactcctctttAGCCTCCTTGGCCTTCCTAGGTCAAAATCTATCCAAAACATCCTTTAAAAATGGTGTTTTGTGTATTTAAGTTGCCCCCAAACAAACCCCAAACGAAACTACCTTTTTCTTAGCGAAATAGGACGCTTCCCCGTACAGGACATGCACGGTTACGCACCTggggacctgctcgcgcacttggTCACGCATTTTGCACATTGTTCTGCCCCAAGTGCGTGCCCAGTGTGCGATTGCGCACTTGGCCGCGCACCTGGGTGGTATAAGTTGGGAATTTCGGTAAATGTAAATcatgaaagttgtagaccttttaaatatctttctaatgatatattgtggagcccaaacggatTTCTGAGCAAAATgctatgtgcattttactggccaatgcgcagtatgcctgctcgattcttcattTAGTTCTTAAAGtacactatcatccgttgatcccctaacacgatcccaacttaatccttggtcttttactcagacttcaaagatcCAAAATATCATGAATTCATGCCACAACATCtatatagctcggaatcactcctacggggcataaaacacacaataagtgcaaaacacgcctaattaaagctcaacataagtaaagtacaataaattagagtgcaataagcgactaaaatacgggattatagcttACCATCAGACTCTGATCCCTTTATTTTTGTTGACgatcctaagtttgctaatgcatccgcttctgcgttatcctccctcaggatatgagtaattgaccattcACGGAATCGTGCCAAAATAGACATGAcatttaccacgtattgttgcaaaCGTTCttatttggtatcaaagatcccgtagacctgatttaccaccagttgtgAGTCATATTTGATTTCGATAACCTCAAAATCAAGTCCTCGAGCTAATTCAAtccctgcaatcaaagcctcgtactctgcttcattgttagttagagggatcgttctgatggcttgccttaagttTTCCCCTGAAGGCATGGTTAAGACTATTCCGAGTCCGGACCATTTTACGTTagaagctccatccgtaaataaggtccaaaccccccatgtcgattccgacaccattactgcctccttggttgccagaggcagtAGTGCCGGACTGAAATCgaccacgaagtcagccaagacttgtgacttaattgcagtccgtGGTTTATATTTTATGTCtaactcactcatttcgacggcccatttggccaatcttcccgagagctcgggtttatggaggatgttccgcaaaggaaaagtagtcaccacagctatctggtggcattggaagtagggcctcggCTTCCGAGCGGCCAATACGAGAGTTAAGGCCAATTTtttcaaatgtgggtagcgagtttctgctcccgttaaaattttgctaacgtaataaatggtaaattgcgtaccttcgtcctcccggactaaaaccgtacttaccgcaacttctaaaacaacgaggtagactagcaatgtttcaccttcttttggttttgaaagcaatggagggcttgataagtatttcttcaggtccctcatagcttgttggcactccggtgtccattcaaaattatttttctttttgagcagtgtaaagaagcgatgacatttttccgacgacagggaaatgaacctgctcaaagctgctaatcttcatgtgagcctttggacttcctttacgtTCGACAATTGATCTGGGATATCCTCTATGACCTTGATTTTGtcagggtttacctcaattcccctttgtgagactagaaatcctagaaacttaccagaactaaccccgaacgcgcacttctcgggattaagtttcatgttgtgcttcctcaGGATGTTGAATGTTTCTTGTAAATACTTAAGGTGGTCAattgcattcaaagacttaacgagcatatcgtctatataaacttccatagtctttccgaTTTGCTTTTTAAATATCTTATTTACGAGTCGtagataagtggctccggcgtttttcaactcgaagggcatcacattgtaacaatatataccgaaatttgttataaacgaagtattttcctgatcttccgggttcatattgatttggttgtacccggaataagcatcgaggaaactcattaactcgtgctcggtcgtggcatcaatcatttgatcgatatttggcagtgggaacgagtctttcaggcatgccttattaaggtatttatagtctacacacatgtgaaatttattattcttcttaggaactactactacattggctagccagtccggatatcttacctctcggatcgaaccgatattaagcaagcaggttacctcgtctttgacgaatttattcctggcctcggcaatagggcGTTTCTTTTGTCTTCTCGAAGGTACGTTGGGATCTaaactcagcttgtgcacggCTACTTCtatcgggatacctgtcatatcctcgtgcgaccatgcaaaacaatcggcattaaattaaaggaattcaataaaaacaaacctgagctccgggtgcagtcctgtccccaaatggaattttctttctaggaattcttcgaacaatgaaacttgctctagttcctccaCTGTGGACTTCGTTGCATCCGGATTTTCCTATAACTTTGAAATATCTCGGCATCTGATAATGTTCTGACTACTCTTCTCCCGGGCTAACTTCTTCTAGCTCGCGAGTAGGTGTCGGTTCCTGTAGTTGCTATGACGTGTtctcctttcctttgctactggaaactgaaactgcattcatctcccttactgtcggttgatcacctcttacctgtttgattccttcgggcgttggacacttcaacatttggtgatatgttgagggtacaacttttatctcgtgtaaccatggccttcccaggatgatagtaTATCCCATGTCACTATacactacttcgaagagagttgttttcattactcatTCAGTGTTCGTGAGCAGCAAAATCTCTCCCTGGGTCATCACGCTTGCAAGGTTGAATCTagcgaggagctttgttgccggaataatgcttccggtgagtttagcttgctccaatactctccattgtatgatattattcgaacttcctggatccactagaacacgtttaatcttaaaatccaacacatttaaagaaattaccagtgcatcattgtgtggtaacaacaatccatctatgtcctcctccgtgaaagtgatatcgtttTCCCGaagtcttttactatgagttattgatattttcgtcttctttgctgccgaaaaggtgaccctgttaatctcattccctccgaagatcatattTATTATATGGCAtgggggttcttctcctgcttCCGTAGGTTCTGCATTGTCTCTGTTACGACCATATaagttcttagctcggtcactcaagaattctctgaggtgaccattcttcaatagtgttgccacCTCTTCCCGTAGGTGTCGGCGGTCCCTTGTTCGGTGGTCGTTTGTCCCATGGTATTaacaccataagttgggatccctctagcTGGAATCGGATATCATAAGTCTCGGGAATCGTGCCTCTTTAAtatttctcatggctgacaccaactccactatactaacgttgaagttatattccgataacttaGGGTAAGAAGGATACCGACACCCCGGTGTCTCTTTATCCTAAAGTGATCTATTATTTCGACCACGATCGGTCCCTCTATCAACGGTGAGCTTGTTTGCTGCCCGAAAGTTTCTGCCACGGCCTTCGGTCCGCTCGTAAGGCAAAAATCGGCCCCTCGAAGTTCGTCTGTCAGCttcgtagtcatcctttgatttttctctgctcttctcccgtcctttggccgatgatgtatAACTGACTTGGTCATCTtagatccttatctttgactcgtaccgattgtggacatctgcccaagttgttgcttgaaaccCAAGCAtgctctccttcagcttccgggaagcGTTTGAGCTTCTCGGATTCagtcctttggtgaatgcttcagctgtcCATTCATACGGGACAACCGGAagtaacattctttctttctggaatcgggtaatgaactctcgtaataattcggATTCTCCCTGTGCGACCCTcaatatgtcggccttccgggcTTGTACTTTTCTAGCCCCGGCATGaaccttgatgaaagaatctgcgagcatctcaaaggaatctatggaatgctcgggtaataataaataccacgttagagctccccccatgagagtttctccaaatttctttagcaacacagattcagTTTCGTGGGGAGTTAAATAATTTCTTTTTACCgccattgtgtaggtggtaatatgctcttgTGGGTCTAAAGTCTCGTTatactttggcacttcaggcattttgaaccgctttgggattagttctggtgccgcactcggcttgtaccgcaattgagtatacttcttcgagtttatgcctttcaatattggtggcGCACCCAGGATTTGGTCTATGCGAgcatttacttccctcataaatcgtaaaagttcattcttgaacggGTCATTCTCATTGTTGAGACCGGATCCGCTCCCCTAGCCCCGTCGTAGCCAACTTCACCCCTAGGAGtattgttgtcgactctctgcgttGTTTGGTTTTCGGGAACACCAAGGGGAAttggatctcgtctgtttgcattatttgaagccctCGATAGCGCCAGCTTCagctccgtcataaccttatcctgtcgCGTGAGATGGCCACTAATGATCtcttgttgctcttgcaggaccctcaccgcatccacgacatgctcctcatcagcatcatcaggagttgcctcccgaacctgtcgagggttTTGCCTATCATGCACAGGCGTGGCGTCATTctcctcattgcgggtgtcactgattgaagcctcaaaatgaggttgatcccctcgaattttagggttgtgtgtgttgttaacaaTGTTATCTggcattttttgtgattttttctaagacagaATAATCAAATCACATTagtaaaaaggcaaggatcaatttaattgcacagCTGTCTAGGCCCAACAGTGGGCACCAAATTATTTACCCataaaatagtacagttgaatttatacgtggtttctaaacaagtgaactaatttgatcctgaaataatgcaataattgtaGAAATATACAATATTTAGCCTTAAAATATAGATGAAATAACAGAAGTGACGGTTCCGAAAACAAGGTTTCCAgacacaacaatgatgagatcaaaaagcaagaaagtaagattgtattaagctttgtatagaatgagTGTAAGTTAAGCTAGAAAATTCGTgttctttacaatgataactgggctcactatttatagttgtgtctagggaaggaggtcctaggatcgtgccctcctttaatgtcaattatgagggtcattgatgaagatgtaacagtaaatataaatgccaaattctctataacggGTCTTCGCTCTTAATgatattccttattaaatgctaccaggcgcaaagcatttaatacacctttatgaacgttatcatttccggtgacaagcggaatggctGTGTTCGGTCTTCGACCATCCCCGTCTAGGGTTCCAAGTGTCTTTTctttagatgaccacgtgtcatatcatatttcaccttaTACACATACCAGATACTATCGTTTGTGTAGCAGTGtcatttattatatatatatatatattgcacaaTGCTTATGTGTAATAACTAAAGTTTTCTGGCGAAGCAGTGTCATCTGGATGACACCTCTTGGACAAAGGTGCATCCGCCCCTGCATCCATCATCAAGGCAAATAAAACAGGTCGAGAGCTTATCCCTGATGCAATATCATTATCAACGCTTTATTATATCGAAAGGGGGTATAACTTGATCATTGGGGAAACCGATTCCCTATTGCTGCAAAATTGTATCTCTGGCAGCTGATCAGTTCCATGGAGAATCAAAGAAGATGTCCAAAAAATTAGGAAGCTCATTAATAGGCAAGGAATTTTCACCAACCACTGTTTCAGAGAGGCTAATCAAGTTGCGGACAAATTGGCTTCTCTAAGCAATAGTCAGGAGAACATGTACATTTGTACAAACTTTTGCTCATTACCTTGTCAGATTAAAGGGATGTTGAACACGGATAGATATGGCAGCTTCCCTCATTTCGAGTCAAGACGAGGAAACCAAGTGTGCTTACCTATGAGCCACCTTGAATCATCAGCTTTATTGCCACTTTTGGGGGGTTACATTCTAAATTCCATAGCATTTCTTATCAAATTGTAAGACCTGCTAGACTAGGCTCCCAAATGTACATGAAGGTGAGGCAAGTCCCCCTTGGCAACTGCTTTTTGCACACAGTTGCAATAAAATCGTGACTCGTATTTGAGGGAAAAAAATATAttagaaaaatatatattataggCTGGTATTTGATTGAGTAAAAAATTTAACGTGTAAATTTAATTAATGTATTGTGTTAATGATATCAGAAGAAAATATTGAAATGGCGATTGAATAGTTTTCTAAAGGTtgtataaaaatagaaaaatgtcaAACCTTTTGAATATCTTTTTCTTTAAACGGCAAATTCTATCTTATTATTAACACAAGATGTTCAACTAACTAGGAGTAAAAGTTTTTGTAGCCTCCTGCAACAACACACTGGAATTTTGACCATCCCAAGGGACCTTCTTAACGAACTAGAGAAACAACCAGTGGCCGGTCTAGGTGGAGAGAAGGTTCAATTGAATCCCTTGTAGTAAAATAATTGTAGTGTAAATAAGGCAAAAATAATTTTTCcttgataatatatgtataaacTATTGATTCCCCCGATGTAAAGAGAGATTTTAGTACAATGATAAAGGGGTTTCTAAATTGTTTTAGGTCACACGTTCAAATCTTAACTATTATATAAATTCCGAAACAGCTAAAAGGTGATTACAAGTACTAAAAGAGCAACAAATATAGTATAGTCGTGGACTTGCCAGATGTTTTTGTCATTGCAAATCGCAACGATCTCCCCAGGTGCATCTCGTTCTCTGTACCTCTAACAATGAACTTACAATCGGTTCAAAGCTTTCCTTATAACCAGAATTGGATAGAGAAACCACAGGCCATATAGCATGTCATTTTAAGCCACCCATGCACAGTGCTAGTAACTCATTGTGTCAATAAACAGACCAGAAGAGTTAGCAAGAtaattcaaaatttctttttgACCCGATTCCTTTGGGCAGTTGTATTAACCACTACCAGGTTTCATGTGAATTTGCTAATCTTCCAAGGTAAACCTCCTTTACATGTATATAGCAGGTTTGAGCAGCTATTGAGGATCAATTCTTGTTCTGTGAAATGATCAACCCTTCCTTGATTTACTTTTTATCCTGTTCATCAAGTATTCACCCAACCTAGCACCAACCTCCACTATTCTTGTTTCAGGTTTTATCTCAGCTCTAATAATTTCCTCCAAGAGATTCCCTAGTTTTTCAGCATCATCCCATTCGGAGATCCTGGATATAATTTCTCCCCATGTATCTGTATGTAAGGCTTCGCCATGGCTCAAAATATCCTCCGCTACTTCACAAGCTTCCTCAAGCATACCTACGTTACAGAAACCTTTCACCACTGCATGAACCACAGAAAAATGTGGAGAGAAGCCTTTTGACATCATTTCCACCATGTAATTCTTAGCCTCATCATACATTCCCTGATCGCTTAGACCCCCAACTAATGTCTGATAAGAGACTAAATTCGGAAGACACCCATTTGATGGCATGTCCTCGAGGACCTTACAGGCATCAGCAGCTCGACCTTCTCGACAGAACCCCAGAATAACTGTATTGTAATGTACAATGTCTGGATTGCAACCCTTTACTTTCATTCTGCAAAGAATCTTGTAAGCCTCCTTAAGTTTCTTCTTCCGACACAAGCTGTTCAATAGAGTGCTATAACTTAAAGCATCAGGAACAAACCCTTTATTCAGCATGTCCTCCAGCAAGTCAACAGCTTTATTCACTTGACTTTTTCGGCACAAACCCTGCATCAGAATTCTATATGACTCTACATCGGGAGCAATGTCCCTCTTAAACATTTGGTTAAACAGTGAGTAGGCAATACTTAAATCATCATTCAAACAGAACGCCCGCATTAGAATGTTGTAAGACGTGGTGTTGGCCAAAACTCCATATTTGTGTGCAGATTTGAAGAGATCAAATGCAGGGTGAAGAAAGTTTCGGTGAGAAACGAGTATTTCAAGAATGAGGTTGAGATGTTTAGGAAGGGGCTTCATATTGAATTCCAGGATAGTATAGAAAGTTTTAAGGGCTTTGTCAGGTAAGCCAGCATCACCATAGATTTGGATGATGTGTGAAAAAAGAGATGGGGAGACGGAATATTGATGTGACTTAAGGGAAGAGAGGACAGACTGCATGAGAGAGAACTGGTGGGAACGGCCAAGCTTGAGGATGAGAGTGTGGAAAGTGGCGTGTGAGTGCTGAAAATCGGGTTCTCGAGAGGCTAAATCAAATATTTCTTTAGCAAGGAGTGGATCTGATTGGGAAGCAATAAGCTTCTGGATACGAGCTGGAGAGCCAATAGAAGGTCCCTGTTTCTTGTTCTGTTTTTGTTCTTCACCTGCTTGACTTTGTTTTCTACCTTTCTCTGGCTGTTGTGTACGATAATGGCATTTAAAATTGCACCAGGCAGACAGTGGCTGGACCTTTGACAGCCAAGTAGAAGAGCACATGACCATATGCAAGAGATCCTTGGAGCTGAAGTGATGCGAAAGCAATCTCATCTTTCTTGAGACAACAAGCTCTTATTTCTCTACTTACTGATAGCCTCGGTAGCTACTTCATTATCTGAAAGTGTTGTCCAGTGGCACTCCAGAAAGTAAACAAGCATTGTGCTAGCAGTATGCAAACAAGACCACCCCGTGAACTGGAGACAACAAAAATACACCATGAGTGCAACAATGAAAAGAGACTAAACGAATAATAAAAAACGACAATGATCAGTAAAGATGAAGTCAAACACCCACATACAAACAGAGAACATCTAGACTAAGTTTTACAATTCATGCTTGAGTAACCTAAAACGTTAGAAGTATCAAGAAAATCAGCACCCAAAATTTGATTTCTCCAGAGCACCAGTAATTTGGTTACTGCTTACTACTTTAGCTCGTCTAGGAGAAGGACTTGCTCAAAAAGGCCCCAGCTCAAAGTATCATTGAAGAGATAAGTTTCCCAAACGCAAGGTAAATCTTCCTACAGAAGAGGAGCACAATCTTCCTCTCTGAAACACTTCTTGCGTAGGGAATTTGATTTTTGCTCTGCATATTCATCAAAGCCAAAACTTTTCCAAGATGACAGTCCGGACTTCATACCTATGAAATTCTCTTGTTAACAACATTCATGTATGCATCTGCATATCTTTTACATTCATATATGATACAGAGATAAGTGAGTTCCTGCAAAATGGAGGAGCGATGAAATAGTTCTTATGGAATTGTAAGGCAGAGGACTCAATGTGGACCTGTACAAACTTAGGAAAGCAGAAATGACGGATGTGTACAAGGAAATGGGAAAAACAAGAGCTAATTATAATTATTGCTTCCTCCAGTTCTTTCACTCAATTGTTCCTTTACTTAATTCAAAAGTGAAAAGTTACACTTACCTCATTGTTTTTCTTTGTCCAGCTAGTGCGAGTTGAGTTTATAAATGAACCCCTCAAATTTAGTTACTCTTATAAAGAGGGTGGCAAGGATATCGATACACAAAAATATTAGGATCCTACTTTTAGAAAGGAGGGTGATAAGAACATCGATACACAAAAAGTTAGGAGCATTATCTTCTCAGTCAATCTTTTGAAGGTGATATGAGAGCcactttcaacaacaacaactatgcctcaatccTAATCTAGTAGGGATTAGCTATGCTAGAATAACCTCAATTGTCAACCTTTTGTTGTTACTGGAAATGATTGTGGTTCAACAAACTCTTACTTTTCTTAATCTTACTAAGGACTGACATACCCATCATTCAAATGTGTTACGAATTGAGCTATAGCGTCCTGAAAAGCAAGTAATGTTTCTAGTACTCAAACATCAATTGGAGATAGGGCCACCCTAGAAACACAAAAAGTTTAAAGCACAAGCATAGAGTTCAATTTGTATATAACATAAGAGCAGCTAAATATGCTATTGGTTATCCATGAGTTTTGAGTAAACTAAAAATGCTGAAAGCCTCACTAACCACAAGAATAAACAAAACTCAAACAAGTATGCCTCAATCCTAAATAAGTTGGGTCCCACTGATCATGTTACTCCATATAAACTCATCTCGGGccaatatttggctagttttatGTTGGCTACCAGTCTACCGCAACCCTCCTTATTTATCCGGGCTTGAGACCGGCAATGTGAGCAAGCTCACACATAAATAAGGAAGAGATCCCGAAACTCCATTTCTGTTATGTTTCTCATCCCAGTTCAGAGGCATCACCAAATCATCCTAAAAATAGATAAAACTTTCTACAGTAGAAAGGCTCAAAACCTTTCTGAGGCAAACATTTTGTCGAACATCTAACATGCATGTATCAATTAGAATCCAAATGCATAATCAAAGATTAAAACTTTCTAAGCTAAGATGTTTATTTTTACTTCATACCCAtgatatattttctcttttttatttatcAGACCAATTAGACATATTTCTTCGCTTTCTGCCTAAGCCTGTGCATACACATATATTTTAAGCTACAGCCATGAGAAAACTTCACAATAAGGATAAATGAAGAAATATTACTTACTGAATTGATAATTGTTACTGATAGAGGACTTCAACAGGTCGGATGCAGAAGCCAAAGAGAAGCAGAGCGTCGGAGGCAAGCGAGCCAAGTATAGCAGTAGTAATTTCTACAATTTCAGGTTAGAAAAGAATGAAGATACTCCaagtttgtttgtttttttttgaACAAGGGTCAAAAACATATTTCTCTTaagtatatatttttaaatttttttaataatttgaaGGGGAACAATCTTGCTTTTGAACTATTTGTAATGGGATAATTTTGTCCTCCAATTTCATTTAATTATGCCCAAAATAAAGgataaaatataaaattcatGGATCTGAAACTAATTATTTGCTAGGTGAAAAATGTACAAAAGAAAATTGTATATAACGCACATATATAaaaacaaatatttattttatcgATTATTATTTATGTAAGcgacaaaaaatatatatttttcaaaaacaaacTCCTTAGTTAGTCAAATAGCCCAAAAATGCCTTACCTGCTCATGGTTGTTCCAACTCGGATGAAAACGTGTCAGTTTTACTCCGAATTCGGAATGAGACAAATCGTCAATATTACTCCAAAAAAATTAGAATCTGTTaggaatatattatattatggatgttcatttagtactccgttgtaaataaattttttgaaaaagtttatccatatgagattccgccataaatacatttatctatttagtactctattggaaataagtctcctgaagaagcttatcatttcggtactccgttatggataaatactacccatgatagaagattatctatatctggcacaacagtttagagcagcagcGAGGGGCGGCCAAACCCTAAAGCAAGTGAAACACTTGCGTTAGGCCCCAAAAATTTAAGGGCCCCAAAAGTACTAGTATTCTCTATATAtattagtatattatttatataattatcttttattattgataaatttatttctttattgtcatattaatttttaataactcgatttcttcctctaattaatataactaaaatagttttctgtcaatcttattttacttttttacttaattatatttctctattcattagttgatcacgtaactatatctaataatctaacttattatttattttccttactgttgggaccaaacacactcacgcaagtatacgtggtcgtcaaataatagagtagtgaatagagtatcgttcctacgaggacttatgattaacttttgactaattcaaactcaaatagcttagcgattcaagcgatttcttataaaatagataattgtctaatttactacctaaagactatcaagtaatgaaatactagaaatcaacacaacacttaaatagttttaaataacaatcaatgggagataatattccagggtcacgggttatttaacaatcatgttccattcttagcttaaaataactaattaatttatctggattgttggttgacagggttgatattactcataagaatctgtcgagcccttactcgcctattcaagctaactcaatacctatatgtctatggacttaaatttaacaagaacgcatttacaattccggtattgcaaccgagcaatgcaattaggtatatgtctatcccaattgcgaatcttttccccgatgcccgggtttaagaacttgctctatttaattctatatgcaatctagagttcccactttcgagttcaactccagattcgtagatagtatttcactgttagctactcagcaaaataattaaaaataaaattaaataaacaacccaatatgataaaaatcaacttcgtcaaattaaacttcaaatatcaacattcatgtatacccatgaccctagaacaatagagttcttagccactcatatccaggcaatcatcaaaaattcacaagagtgcataagaatcaataaaagaaagagagaataggaattcaagacgaattctgtggttttagaactttgttgtggctttttccccctctccaatatgttagatgacctaaatgaggcatttttggcttatatattgcgtacaaaagtcgtgggccaaagttctcatattcctagtccaaatcggcttcagggattgatgctaaggtggatgcgacgcatccacctcgtcctctatttctcagctttgcatgcaagggtggatgcgacgcatccaacccttgttcctccatctcagctttgcccaggtgcggatgctatgggccgacttcactgctaagggtgcacgaaatctgatttttttctagattggatgcgacgcatccaatctctcttcctctacctagagcaccttttcttcatatttttgtactccaaacaccctaattcaccacacacaactcaattaatcataaaaccaataattaaatcatgttgggcattttaaagatcaaataacattaaaaagcgattaaaatatgggtaaagtaacatcaacacatatcgaaatatgccaaacatcactaccccacacttaaacctttgttcgtcctcgaacaaaccatcactatagtagacaAAACAAAATTAAGATCTTATCATTCGAAGCACACCACATCTATGACCATGGTCATTTgccacaattaggctctagaatatgcatcatatGCACTTACCtttacttgtgtcattcttttaaaaatattcaaacaaagacaacatgctcacaacaatcctaacctca from Nicotiana tomentosiformis chromosome 11, ASM39032v3, whole genome shotgun sequence encodes:
- the LOC104086810 gene encoding pentatricopeptide repeat-containing protein At4g01400, mitochondrial, producing the protein MRLLSHHFSSKDLLHMVMCSSTWLSKVQPLSAWCNFKCHYRTQQPEKGRKQSQAGEEQKQNKKQGPSIGSPARIQKLIASQSDPLLAKEIFDLASREPDFQHSHATFHTLILKLGRSHQFSLMQSVLSSLKSHQYSVSPSLFSHIIQIYGDAGLPDKALKTFYTILEFNMKPLPKHLNLILEILVSHRNFLHPAFDLFKSAHKYGVLANTTSYNILMRAFCLNDDLSIAYSLFNQMFKRDIAPDVESYRILMQGLCRKSQVNKAVDLLEDMLNKGFVPDALSYSTLLNSLCRKKKLKEAYKILCRMKVKGCNPDIVHYNTVILGFCREGRAADACKVLEDMPSNGCLPNLVSYQTLVGGLSDQGMYDEAKNYMVEMMSKGFSPHFSVVHAVVKGFCNVGMLEEACEVAEDILSHGEALHTDTWGEIISRISEWDDAEKLGNLLEEIIRAEIKPETRIVEVGARLGEYLMNRIKSKSRKG